Within the Fundidesulfovibrio soli genome, the region CGTGCGTCCGCACGGCCTCGTCGATCCTCTCCAGCCGGGCCGGGGTCTCTTCGATGAAGACGTCGAAGATCTCCATCAGCAGTTCCCTGTCGTCCTCCAGACGTTCCATCAGTTTGGGCAAATTGAGAAGATCAGCGTGCGACATGGGTATCCCCTATATTGAACCCGGCAGAGGCATCAACCCTTTTCAGGCGCGTCCTGGACGAGCGCGGGCACCGGCGTCAGGCGCAGCACCACGTCCGTGCCGTGGCCCTCGCGGCTGGCGATCTCCACCTGGCCGCCCCAATCCTCCACGGCCTTGCGGATCATGGCCAGGCCCAGGCCGTATCCCTTGTGCTTGGTGCCGAAGAAGGGGCTGAACACGTGCTCCAGCACTCCCTGGGGCATGCCTTTGCCCGTGTCCGAAACGGCTATGCGCACGAAGCCGGCGTCCATGCCCACGCGCACCACGACCCTGCCTTCGCCCTCGATGGACTCCACGGCGTTGGCCACAAGGTGCATCACGGCGCGGCGAAGGACGTCCTCGTGGGCCACGGCCCTGGGCACGCGGCAATGGTCCTCCGACTCCAGGGCGACGCCTTTGGGTATGAAGCCCTGGCGCAACACTCCCAGGGCCTCGCGCACCACTGCGCAGACGTCCACCTCGCCGGGAACGTCGGCCCCAGGCCGGGCGAACCCGATGATGTCCTTGAGGATCGCGTCCAGCCGGGCGGTCTCCTCCAGGATGATCTTCACCTTCTCGCGCTCCCGCTCCGAGATGTTGGGCGACTTGAGCAGCGAGTTGGTGAACCCTCCGATGGCGAAGAGCGGGTTCCTGATCTCATGGGCCAGATAGGCGGAGAGGCGCTCAACCACGCCGATCTTCTCGCTCTGCTGGAGCCGCTTCTCGTACTCCGTGCGCGAGGTGATGTCGCGGCGCATGACCATGACGTGGCCTATGGAGCGCGAGGCGTCGTATATGGGGTAGGCGTACTCCCTGAAGTAGAGCATGCGTCCGTCCTTGCTGACCCGCGTCTCCAGGGACTCCGCCTTCTGCCCGGTGCTGAGGGCGGTGTAGAAGGGGCAGGAGCGCTTATCGGGTTCGCAGAAGGGCATGTCGTCGCGCACGGCCTGCACTTCGTAGCAGGGCTTGCCCAGGAAGGACTCCTTGGGTTGGCCGAGGCGGGCCTCCACGTTGCGGTTGGCGTCCACCACACGACCCTGGCGGTCCAGCAGGAGGATGTCTTCAGGCACCTCGTTGACGATGGCCTGCAGGAGCACGCGCTGGCTGTCCAGGCTGGCCTGGCAGCGGGCGTTGACCTCGGCGAATTTCTCCAGCGCGCAGAGGAAGAATGTGGCGGTGTGGTCGATGAAGGCCACGCCGTCGGGCAGCTCGGCCATGATCTGCTTGACCTTGTGCCGCTTGCCCGCCAGTTCGATGAGCAGGTTGATGTCCGGGTGGGCGGCCATCATCTCCCGCCAGGTGTTGTACACGGGCAGGCCCGCCACCCGGCGGTCGCGCATCTTCTCGGTCTCGGTTCCCGGCTCCGAGAGCCCGACGAGGGTCATGGGCGGCAGGAACTCCGCCGCCGTCTGGCCGCAGACGATGTCCAGGATGGCCCGGAAGCCCGGCCCCGTGCCGATGAGGCCCACAGTGAAGCCCACATCGTCCATTTCCCACAGGCAGTAGCCGTCGGGCAGCCGATCACCCATCGCCAGCCCTCCCCTGTGCGGCCAGCACCCGTTCGTAAAGTTCCTTCACCGTGAGGCCCTTGAGCCGGGCCGCGGCCCTGCGGGCCATCTCCTTGGGCTTGCCCCCAGCGGCGACCTCGGCGGCCAGCACGCTCTCCACGTCGTCCTCGCCGGGCTGGGCCTTCTCGAGTTCCGGCCCCAGCACCACGGTCAGCTCGCCCAGCAGGTCGAGCTCCTTGTCCGCCAATTCGGAAAGCCTGCCCGTGATGAACTCCTCGTGGGTCTTGGTCAGCTCGCGCGCAATGACGCACTCGCGTTCGCCCAGGGCTTCCAGAGCGGCGGCCAGGGACTTGGCCAGCCTGTCCTTGCGCTCGAAGAAGACCAGGGTGCACCCGGCGGAGGCGAAGCGGGCGAAGGCCTGGCGCACGTCCCCGGCCTTGCGCGGCAGGAAGCCCAGGAAGGTGAAAGGCTGCGGGGCCAGGCCCGATGCGCACAGGGCGGCCATGACGGCCGACGGCCCGGGCACGGGGCGCACGGGGTGCCCGGCCTCCCGGCAGGCGCGCACCAGCAGGAAGCCCGGGTCGGAGAGCACGGGGGTGCCCGCGTCGGAGATAAGGGCGGCGTCGCCGCCCTGCTCCAGGTGGCTGAGCACCTGGGGCACGCGGCCCTGCTCGTTGTGGTCGAAGAGGGAGAGGAAGCGGCGCGGCTCCATGCCTTGGGTGGCGAACAGGCGCGCGGCGCGGCGGGTGTCCTCGCAGAGGATCATGCCCGCCTGCTCCAGAATCTGCCTGGCGCGGGGGGAGAAGTCCTGAGGGTTCCCCAGGGGCGTGGCCACGATCCAGAGTGTCCCGGAGGAAGCGTTCATGGGCTATTTATCACATGCGCGCACTCCGATTGCAAGTGCGCTTGACTCCAATTGGCCCGGGGGATAGGCGTGAAGCATGTCTACCGAAAACGTGCGCGACGCGGCATACTCCACGGGCTATATTTCCATGGCCAATGCCGGGGGCCTTGTTCAGGGCGACCCCCAGCAGGCCGCCGTGGCAAAGTTCGAGCGCGCCCCGCTGCCGCCCTCGCCCGTCTCGGTCAACGCCTGGAGCCACGCCTTCGAGCAGACCGAGAAAGGGCGCATCATCGGCAACGTGGTCATCTGACCGCAAGGGACTCCCCGCCTCGCAAAGCCGCACCGTTGCGGCTTTTTTCATTCCTAAGCGCCCCATTCACTGAGCGGACTGACTTCATTCTTAAAAACTTTTCGCATTGAGCCGCTTCGCGGGCGGCCGGGCGTTGCGCGCGGCTGACGGCGCGATCTCGCGCTGCCGCTTCGGCAGAGGGGCGCAGCCCCGGCAGCTTGATCGCGGCGGCGGACGCACGCAACGCCCGGCTGGCCGGTACAAGCCCAGCTTTCTTCCGGGTTACCAGGGCTGCCAGCCGCCGCCCCGCCCCCTTCCCTTCCCGTCCGCCGCGAAATCCGCCTGGAAGGCGTCCGGCACATGCTCGGCCGTCAGCCGCTCCCCGTCGGACACTACGCTCACCACGTCGAAACGGCAGGGCCGCTCCCACCAGCCCCTGGAGGAGAGGAACTCGCTCGCCGCGCGGATCAGCTTGCCCCGCTTGCGCCCGTCCACGGCCTCGGCCCCGCTGCCCAGGCTGCCCAGGCCGCGCGTCTTGACCTCCACGAAAACAACGGTGTCCCCGTGCTGGCACACCAGGTCCAGCTCGCCGGTGCGGCAGCGGAAGTTGCGCTCCAGCACCCGCATCCCGGCCCGGCGCAGCAGGCGCTCGGCGGCCTCCTCGCCTTCGCGCCCCAGGGTCAGATGCCCGGCAGGCACGGGCGCTCCTGGAGCACGGCCTTCGGCTCCGGCCGCACGCCCCGGAAGGTCATGCGGTGCTGGGCGCATGGCCCCAGCCGGATGATGGCCTCGCGGTGAACCTTGGTGCCGTAGCCCTTGTGCTCGCCGAAGCCGTAGCCGGGGAAGCGTTTCTCCAGCTTGGTCATGATGCGGTCGCGGAAGGTCTTGGCCAGGATGGACGCGGCCGAGATGGCCGGGATGCGCGCGTCCCCCTCCACCTCGGCCCGCTGGCGCAGGGAGTGCAGGTGCAGGAGGCGGCTGGGGATGATCTTGTCTCCGTCCACCAGGACGAGGGTGGGCCGCGCCCCCAGCAGGGCCAGCGCCCTGGACATGGCCGCGAAGGTGGCCTGCAGGATGTTGACGCGGTCGATCTCCGGCGCCCAGGCCACGCCGAGGCCCCAGGCCACGGCCTGGGCCTTGATGGACGGTTCCAGCGCCAGCCGCCCGCGTTCGGTGAGCTTCTTGGAGTCCGTAAGGCCCGGCAGGTCGAACGTTTCCGGCAAGATCACGGCCCCGGCCACCACCGGCCCCGCCAGGCAGCCGCGCCCCGCCTCGTCGATGCCCACGATCACGCTGCGGCCTCCTGCACGGCCGGGCCAAGGGGCAGCCGGATGGTGAAGGTGGTGCCCTCGCCGGGTGCGGAGTTGGCCTGGATCGAGCCGCCGTGGCTGCTGGTGACGATGAAGTAGCTCACGGAAAGGCCCAGCCCCGTGCCCTCGCCCACTTCCTTGGTGGTGAAGAACGGCTCGAACACCTTTCCCAGCAGCGCCTCGTCCATGCCCGGGCCGTTGTCCGCGATGTCGATACGGGCCATGCCCGCCTCCACGCAGGTGCGCAGCACGATCCGGGGCGGCCGCGACCCCATGGCGTCACTGCCCTTGCTCAAGGCCTGGGCCGCGTTGCGCAGGATGTTCATGGCCACCTGTTCGATCTGCGTGGGTGAGCAATGCACGTGCGGCAAGTCCGTGCCGTATTCGCGCACAATCTCCACCTTGCGGAAATCGTACTTCTTTTTCATGTCGTAGTCGTTGGCGCACAGCTCCAGGGCCTTGTCCAGCAGGACGCTGATCTCCACGGGCACGTGGCCAGTCCCGGGCTTGCGGCTGAATTCGAGCATGTTGGCCACGATGCTGGCGGCCTTTTGACCGGCCTCACGCACGGCGTCCAGCAGCTCAAAAACCTGCCGCCGGGCGCAATAGTCCCTGATGGCGTCAAGCCCGCAGCCCACCTCCGCCGCCGCGCTCGCATTGGCCGGGATTCCGGCATCCAGGCGGCGGCGCAGGTTCTGTACGCTCTGCAGGATGCCCGCCAGGGGATTGTTGATCTCATGGGCCATGCCCGCGGCGAGTCCGCCCACGGACATCATCTTTTCCGTCTCGGCCATGATGGCGTACATCCGGGCACGCTCGTCGATGTCCACGGCGATGATCAGCAGGTAGGCCGCACCTGCCGTCTCTATCCGGCAGAAGGTGCACTCCGCCAAGCCCTTGCCTTCCTCCGCCCGGCGCAGGCGCAGGTCCGCACGCTGCGGGCCCTCGCCCGCCAGGGCCTTGCGCGCGGGGGAGGAGGGGTCCGCCGTGTTCCAGATGTCCAGGGAATGCAGAGTGTGGCCGAGCAGTTCCGCCTTGTCCATGCCCAGAAGCTCGGCGGCCGCGCGGCTGGCCATGACGCAGGCGCCGCCCGAGCAGTCGTAGAGCAGCACCCCCACCGGAGAGTGGTCCAGGATCATTTCGTTGAAGGCGAACGCCCGGCGCAGGGATTCCTCAGCGTCCATGCGGGCGGAAATGTCCGTATGGGTGCCGATCACGCGCAGGGGCGCCCCGGAGGCGTCGCGCGCCACCACCTTGCCCACCGCCAGGATCCAGCGGTAGCGGCCGTCCTTGCAGCGCAGACGGTGCTCCAGCACGTAGCTTGAGCTCTCGCCGGAAAGATAGCGCTGCACGGTCCTGATGGCGGCCTCCCGGTCGTCCGGGTGCAGCAACTCCCGCCACTGCTCGAAGTTATCCAGCAGTTCGTCCGGCGCGAAGCCGAGCATGGATTTCCAGCGGTCGGAGAAGAAGACCTTGCCGGTGGCCACGTTCCAGTCCCACACGCCCGCGCCTGCCCCTTCCAATGCGAACTGCCAGCGCTCGTCGCTTTCGCGCAGGGCCGCCAGCAGTTCGGAGAGCTCTCTTGTTTTTATGCGCACCCGGCGCCGCAACACGATGTTGAAACCGCCCAGCGCCGCGAGGCAGATGGCCACCCCGGCAATGGCGTAGCGGATGGCGCTGAGCACTTGGGAATTATAGAGCGGGACGCCCAGCCATTTGTTGTTGATGGCCTCCAGCTCCGAGCGGGGAATCCTGTCGAAACCGTTCTCCACCAGGAGTAGCAGATCCTGGCGGCCTTTTTTCACGGCGCGGTGGAACTCCCCCGAGTACAGGGTGAAGCCGAAGAGGTAGTCGTCGTCCAGGCCGTACTTGTAGAGGTAGTACAGGGCCGGGGGCTTATCCACGCAGAAGACCTTGACCACGCCGTCCCGGGCGGCCTTGATCACCTCCTCGTAGCTGCTGAACTCCATGACCGTGGCGATGCCGCGTCCGCGAAGCACGTCGATGCAGGCGTCCCCTGCCTTGACGCCTATGGTGAACCCATGGAGGGAATCGAGGTTGGTGATGCCGCTCAGATTCTTGTGGTAGAAGACGGGGACGTCCAACTGGGCGTAGGCCGGAGTGAAGTCGTAGACCCTGGACCGGGCTTCGTTCTCGAACATGGTGTCGATGACGTCCGCCCTGCCCTCGGCCATGATCTGCTGGGCCTTGTCCCAGTCGGTGGCAACCAGGTTCACCGCCACGCCCGTGGCCGCGGACCACTGCTTCCACTGATCCACCAGGACGCCCTGAAGATCGCCGCTCTGGGTGCGGAAGATGTACGGGGGGTAGTTGTCGTCCATGACGACGGTGATGGAGGCGGGCCGCGCCTGGGCCGGCGGCCCCGGCTGGGCGGAATGAACCGGCGGGGCAGCCTGCGGCGCGACTAGCGCCAGCGCGAAGGCAGCGATAAAGAGCACGAACCTCGCGCCGAACAGCACCGCTCTGATCCGTCCGCTCTTCACGTCTCCCCCCGTTTTCTTGCTGAAATGTGCCTGAAAACGTGGCGCGGGCGCAAGGGAAATCGCTTTTAAAGAGTCATTCCCAGGCAATGGAAACAGGGCAAGACCCCCTTGCGGGATCCTGCCCTGTCGGCTTCGAAGCTGGAAGGCGGCCCGGGCCGCCGTGCAGTCAAAGGAGGCCGTGCCCTGTGGGGCCGAAGGCCTAGTTGTTCCAGTCGTTCTTGGACTTGATGCGCGAGGCCTTGCCCTTGAGCTTGCGCAGGTAGTACAGGCGGGAACGGCGGACCTTGCCCTCGTTCACCACCTCGACGCGCTCGATGAAGGGCGAGTACATGGGGAACACGCGCTCCACGCCGACGCCGTCGGACACCTTGCGCACCGTGAAGGTGCAGTTGGTGGTGCCCTTGCGCAGGCGCAGTACGGCGCCCTGGAACACCTGGATGCGCTCCTTTTCGCCCTCGAGGATGCGGAAATGCACCTTCACCGTGTCGCCGGGCTTGAACGAAGGCATATCCAGGCGGATATGCTCGGATTCGATCTGACGGATGATGTTGCTCATGGCCTGTCTCCTTATGACTGGCTTCACGGGGAAGCTCAAAAAATGTCGCCCAAAATACGGTCCAGCAGGATGGCGCAGGCGGCCCGCACAGGCAGGTGGTTGTAACCGCCGTAGGGCCTCACCGGGGCCAGCAGCCCGTGGGTGAGGGCCAGGGCCTCGGGGGCCAGCCCCGATCCGGTGCCCAGCACCAGGAGCACGGGGCGCTCCTCTAGGGCCTGGCGCACGCCGCCCGGGGTCAGCGCGCCGTCCGGCCGGGCGCTGGTGGCCAGCACCAGCGGTTCCTGGCCGCATGACTCCGTCACGCCTGCAACCGCGTCTTCCAGGGTGGAAACCACCCTGACCATCCCGAAAGCCTCGGCCCTGTCGGGGTTGCCCTTGCCGCCCGCCCCGCCGGTCCAGTGACCGAGCAGAGTGGCCGCCAGAGCCTGCTGATCCTCCAGGGGAGTGACCGCAAAAAATCCCGCAAGACCATACGTTCGGGAAATGCGGGCTATATCGTGGAGGTCGAGGTTGGTCAAGGAAACAGTGACGGTGTGGCCCATTTTGTTCATCACGGGGCCATGCACCAGGGCCACGTGAAGGTTTCGCCCGGGCAGCGTCCTGCGCAGGGCGGCAAGATGCGCCCTGTCGCGCGGGTCCAGCCGGGCCTCGGCCAGCAGTTCGGGGCGCCGCGCCATGGTCTGCTCCAGGGACTGCTCCCTGCGCCAGCGGGCCACCTTGGCGTGGTCGCCGCCCAGGAGCACGGGGGGGACGCCCAGGCCCTCGTAGACCTCGGGGCGGGTGTAGTGCGGATATTCCAGCACCCCGTGAGAGAAGCTCTCCTCGTCGCCGGACTCCTCCTTGCCCATGAAGCCGGGCAGCAGGCGCGAGACGGCCTCGATCAGGCACAAGGAGGCGGACTCCCCGCCGGAGAGCACGAAATCCCCCACGGAGACCAGCTCGATGGGGTAAAGCTCCAGCAGGCGCTCGTCGATGCCCTCGTAGCGGCCGCAGAGCACGGTCAGCGCCGGTTCGGCCGCCAGTTCGCGGGCCAGGGCCTGGCTCATGGGCTTGCCGCGCGGCGAGAGCATGAGGATGCGGCCCGGGGCCTCCAGGGAGCGCAGGGCGCCGGCCAGGGGGTCGAGCATCATGACCATGCCGGGGCCGCCGCCGTAGGGGCGGTCGTCCACGGTGCGGTGCTTGTTTGTGGCGAAGTCGCGCGGGTTCACCAGGTTGAAGTCCACGATGCCCTGCTCCACCGCCTTGCCCAGCAGGGCGCAGGAGAGGGGGGAATCGTAGAATTCCGGGAACAAGGTGAGGATGTTGAAGCGCATTTTCTAATAATCACTTCGCAACAAGTCTAAAAACCTTTCACGTTCCCTTTTTGTTGTTAGCCTTAGGACACGCTGCGAAATTGATATCAGAATGTTTTTCTGTTCTTCCCACGCGGCATCCGAGTAGACCCTTTGCCCCGAGCGAATACTATTCGCAACACCTAGAACATGCTGCAGAAACCGTCCGGGGATTAACAAATCTTGTAGATCACACCATCCAGTGAGAAGTTTAGCCTTATTATATCTTGCTTCCAACAATGAATCGCACTTCTCGTCCTTACAAGCACAATACACCTTAATTATACCAACTCCATCTCTATCTTCTACACTCACCACATTACCAGAACATTCTTTCGTTATAGATTTTTTGAGCAAGTCCGCGCCACACACTTCGCACGGCAAGGGTACATACTCATCAACAACACAATGTATTGGTTTAATATTATCGTAAGACTGAGGAAAGTATCTCTGTAAAAGCATACTATGGAAGTCAAACAAAAGCCGCTTTTCAATCAATTTTTTGTCGTATATTTTGTACGATATTATCTCACCCCTCTCAACCAAGCGGTTAAGACGAGTATTTAAGCCAGCACTTGGGAGCGTAGAATACACGCCAATAAAGCAGTCTGCTCCAAAAGCCTTCATTCTCTCCAGAATATTTGACTCGTCGGATTCATTTACGGATTTGTCAGACACAGCATTATGCTTACAGCTGACCATGCTCAATAATTTGTGGTCAGACGCTAAGCCGGAAATTGTCTCAGAAACAATAAAATCCTTTCCTTCATCAGCCCCGCGATCTGGTGATGAGACGATTTTGAAACCAACATCTGCAAGGAAATCTCTAGCAAAAAGCTCCCAAATCTCAGGCGATGTAATTTCCTTGAAGTCTATCATGACTTACCCACGCCATAAGAAGTTGAGACAACAACACAATCGATTATGGAAACCAGATAAACACTTTACTACAAATACAACACCCCAGCGGAATCACTCCCCCGGCTGCGAAAGCTCCAGGAGCCCCTGCGGCGGGTCGATGACGATCCGCCGCTCCCCGGCGTCGATCTCGGGCACGGTCTCCTCGGTGGCGGGCAGCAGGATCTCGCGCCCGCCCTCGCCCCGGATCAGCCAGACGTCCTGCCCGGGCAGGTCCATGAAGCCCTCCAGCACGCCCACGGGCTCACCGCCGGGCAGCACCACGTCGAAGCCGACGATCTCGTGCAGATAAATCTCGTCGTCGTCGAGTTCGGGCAGGTCCTCCGGGCGCACCAGCACCTGGCAGCCGCGCAGGGCCTCGGCGGCGTCGCGGTCGGCGACGCCCTTGATCGTGAGCAGCATCCTGCCCTGATGCGGCCTGCTCGTGAGAATCTCCACGACGCGGTCCGCGCCCTTGGCGGGGCGCAACCACACCTTGCCGCCGGGCGCGTAGAGCGAAGGGGAGTCAGCGTGGTTCTCCACGCTGAACTCCCCCCGGATTCCGTGTGGCTTGACGACCTCGCCGATGACCACCATGTCTTTCGCGGCCAATTCGGGAGCCTCCAGAAAGAAAAGGGAAAGCGAGCCCCTCCGTGAGGAGGGGCTCCGCCTATTCCAGGATTTCCAGCACTGAGCGCTTGCGCGCCTTGGTGGAAGCCGCGCCGAGGATGGTGCGCATGGCACGGGCCGTGCGGCCCTGCTTGCCGATGACCTTTCCCAGGTCCTCCTTGGCTACCTTGAGCTCGATGACGGACGTCTGTTCGCCCTCGACCTCGTTCACCTGGACCTGTTCCGGGTTATCCACCAGCGACTTGGCGACGTACTCTATGAGATCCTTCAGCATAATCGTGGCACCTCCGCGTGTTGGGCACGCGTCCCGGCGCCGCATCGCCCGCTGGGACTAGTTGTTCGAGCCGGCCTTGCGCAGCAGCGCCCTGACGGTGTCGGTGGGCTGTGCGCCGCGATCGACCCAGTACTTCAGCTTCTCGGCGTCGACCACCACTTCGGCGGGCTCCACCATGGGGTTGTAGTGCCCCACGTAGTCAAGGGCGCGACCGTCCCGGCGGGTGGCGCTGTCCATTGCGACGATGCGGTAGAAGGGACGTTTCTTGCTGCCCATTCTGGTCAGTCTGATTTTCATGGCCATGGTTCATTCACCCCCGATGAGGATATGTAACGTGTTTTACGGTTCTGGCAAGCCCGCCACGGCGACGATCCGGCGCGCGGGCAGGCCGCCTAGCGCTTTTTCTTCTTGCGCTTGTCCTTGTTCTTTTTCTTCTTGGTGGGGCTGCCCTTGCCCGACATGGCCTGGGCCATGCCCGCCATGCCTGGCATCCCGCCCATGGGCATACGCCCGGCGGGCATCGCGGGCATCTTGCCGCCGCCCATCATGCGCTGCATCATCATGCGCATCTGCTCGAAATTCTTCAAGAGCGCGGTGACGTCGCCCACCTGCACGCCGGAGCCCTTGGCGATGCGCTCCTTGCGGCTCTGGTTGATGATCTTGGGCTCCACGCGCTCGCGCTTGGTCATGGAGCTGATGATGGCCTCCAGCCGGGCCATCTCCTTCTCGGGCATCTGGATGTCGCCAAGCTGCTTGGTGAGCTTGCCCATGCCCGGGATCATCTTGAGGATGGACTCCAGGGAGCCGAGCTTCTTCACCCGGCGCATCTGGGTGCGGAAGTCGTCCAGGGTGAACTGGGCCTGGCGGAGCTTGCGCTCCATCTCCTGGGCTTCGGAGGTGTCGAACTCCTCCTGGGCCTTCTCGATGAGCGAGAGGATGTCGCCCATGCCCAGGATGCGCGAGGCGATGCGGTCCGGGTGGAAGATCTCCAGGTCGGAGGCCTTCTCGCCCATGCCCACGAACTTGATGGGCTTGCCCGTGACTTCCTTGATGGAGAGGGCCGCGCCGCCGCGGGCGTCGCCGTCCATCTTGGTGAGCACGACGCCGGTGATGTCCAGGCGTTCGTTGAAGCTCTCGGCCACGGTCACGGCGTCCTGGCCGGTCATGGCGTCGGCGACGAAGAGGATCTCGTTGGGGTTGACGGCCGCCTTGATGGCCGCCAGCTCCGCCATGAGGGGCTCGTCGATGTGCAGGCGGCCCGCGGTGTCCAGGATGATGACGTCGTGGCCCTGGCGCACGGCCTCTTCCACCGCGTCGCGGCAGATGTCCACGGGGTTCATGCCCGGCGTGGAGGGGTAGGCCGGCAGATCCAGCTGGGAGGCCAGCTTGTGCAGCTGCTCGATGGCCGCGGGGCGGTAGACGTCCGCCGGGACCAGGTAGGGCTTGCGCTTGTGCTGGCGGCGCAGCCACAGGGCCAGCTTGGAGGTGGTGGTGGTCTTGCCCGAGCCCTGCAGGCCGGTCATCATGATGATGAGCGGCTTGGCGCGGAAGTCCACGGTCTGGGCCTCGCCGCCGAGCAGCGAGAGGATCTCGTCGTGGACGATCTTGACCACCATCTGCCCGGGCGTGAGGGATTTCATCACGTCCTGGCCGAGGGCGCGCTCGCGCACGCGCTCGATGAAGGCCTTGACCACCTTGAAGTTGACGTCGGCTTCGAGGAGCGCAAGGCGCACCTCGCGCAGGGCGTCCTGGACGTTGGTCTCGTCCAGACGCGCGTGGCCGCGTATCTTCTTGAATACGGACTCTAAGCGGTCTTGCAGGCTCTCGAACATGGTCCCTTCTTGTGCCGGTAAAATTAAAGCCCTCTCGCCTACCGCAGGCAAGGGGGCCTGTCAAGGAAGAATTGCGCGCTCTTCCGGGCCTTTCAGCCCGCGATGGCCTTCTTGAACCCCTCCGCGGCGCCCAAAATCACCTTGGTGCCCACGCAGAAGGTCAGCCGGAAGTATCCGGGCATGCCGAAGCCCGAGCCGGGCACGGCCAGCACCCGCTCCTTGCAGAGCTTCTCCACGAAGGCCACGTCGTCGCCGCCCGGGGCCTTGGGGAAGAAGT harbors:
- a CDS encoding KH domain-containing protein encodes the protein MLKDLIEYVAKSLVDNPEQVQVNEVEGEQTSVIELKVAKEDLGKVIGKQGRTARAMRTILGAASTKARKRSVLEILE
- the trmD gene encoding tRNA (guanosine(37)-N1)-methyltransferase TrmD, yielding MRFNILTLFPEFYDSPLSCALLGKAVEQGIVDFNLVNPRDFATNKHRTVDDRPYGGGPGMVMMLDPLAGALRSLEAPGRILMLSPRGKPMSQALARELAAEPALTVLCGRYEGIDERLLELYPIELVSVGDFVLSGGESASLCLIEAVSRLLPGFMGKEESGDEESFSHGVLEYPHYTRPEVYEGLGVPPVLLGGDHAKVARWRREQSLEQTMARRPELLAEARLDPRDRAHLAALRRTLPGRNLHVALVHGPVMNKMGHTVTVSLTNLDLHDIARISRTYGLAGFFAVTPLEDQQALAATLLGHWTGGAGGKGNPDRAEAFGMVRVVSTLEDAVAGVTESCGQEPLVLATSARPDGALTPGGVRQALEERPVLLVLGTGSGLAPEALALTHGLLAPVRPYGGYNHLPVRAACAILLDRILGDIF
- a CDS encoding YraN family protein; the encoded protein is MPAGHLTLGREGEEAAERLLRRAGMRVLERNFRCRTGELDLVCQHGDTVVFVEVKTRGLGSLGSGAEAVDGRKRGKLIRAASEFLSSRGWWERPCRFDVVSVVSDGERLTAEHVPDAFQADFAADGKGRGRGGGWQPW
- the rplS gene encoding 50S ribosomal protein L19, producing the protein MSNIIRQIESEHIRLDMPSFKPGDTVKVHFRILEGEKERIQVFQGAVLRLRKGTTNCTFTVRKVSDGVGVERVFPMYSPFIERVEVVNEGKVRRSRLYYLRKLKGKASRIKSKNDWNN
- a CDS encoding ribonuclease HII, producing the protein MIVGIDEAGRGCLAGPVVAGAVILPETFDLPGLTDSKKLTERGRLALEPSIKAQAVAWGLGVAWAPEIDRVNILQATFAAMSRALALLGARPTLVLVDGDKIIPSRLLHLHSLRQRAEVEGDARIPAISAASILAKTFRDRIMTKLEKRFPGYGFGEHKGYGTKVHREAIIRLGPCAQHRMTFRGVRPEPKAVLQERPCLPGI
- a CDS encoding two-component system sensor histidine kinase NtrB, with translation MGDRLPDGYCLWEMDDVGFTVGLIGTGPGFRAILDIVCGQTAAEFLPPMTLVGLSEPGTETEKMRDRRVAGLPVYNTWREMMAAHPDINLLIELAGKRHKVKQIMAELPDGVAFIDHTATFFLCALEKFAEVNARCQASLDSQRVLLQAIVNEVPEDILLLDRQGRVVDANRNVEARLGQPKESFLGKPCYEVQAVRDDMPFCEPDKRSCPFYTALSTGQKAESLETRVSKDGRMLYFREYAYPIYDASRSIGHVMVMRRDITSRTEYEKRLQQSEKIGVVERLSAYLAHEIRNPLFAIGGFTNSLLKSPNISEREREKVKIILEETARLDAILKDIIGFARPGADVPGEVDVCAVVREALGVLRQGFIPKGVALESEDHCRVPRAVAHEDVLRRAVMHLVANAVESIEGEGRVVVRVGMDAGFVRIAVSDTGKGMPQGVLEHVFSPFFGTKHKGYGLGLAMIRKAVEDWGGQVEIASREGHGTDVVLRLTPVPALVQDAPEKG
- the rsmI gene encoding 16S rRNA (cytidine(1402)-2'-O)-methyltransferase, which produces MNASSGTLWIVATPLGNPQDFSPRARQILEQAGMILCEDTRRAARLFATQGMEPRRFLSLFDHNEQGRVPQVLSHLEQGGDAALISDAGTPVLSDPGFLLVRACREAGHPVRPVPGPSAVMAALCASGLAPQPFTFLGFLPRKAGDVRQAFARFASAGCTLVFFERKDRLAKSLAAALEALGERECVIARELTKTHEEFITGRLSELADKELDLLGELTVVLGPELEKAQPGEDDVESVLAAEVAAGGKPKEMARRAAARLKGLTVKELYERVLAAQGRAGDG
- a CDS encoding PAS domain-containing protein translates to MKSGRIRAVLFGARFVLFIAAFALALVAPQAAPPVHSAQPGPPAQARPASITVVMDDNYPPYIFRTQSGDLQGVLVDQWKQWSAATGVAVNLVATDWDKAQQIMAEGRADVIDTMFENEARSRVYDFTPAYAQLDVPVFYHKNLSGITNLDSLHGFTIGVKAGDACIDVLRGRGIATVMEFSSYEEVIKAARDGVVKVFCVDKPPALYYLYKYGLDDDYLFGFTLYSGEFHRAVKKGRQDLLLLVENGFDRIPRSELEAINNKWLGVPLYNSQVLSAIRYAIAGVAICLAALGGFNIVLRRRVRIKTRELSELLAALRESDERWQFALEGAGAGVWDWNVATGKVFFSDRWKSMLGFAPDELLDNFEQWRELLHPDDREAAIRTVQRYLSGESSSYVLEHRLRCKDGRYRWILAVGKVVARDASGAPLRVIGTHTDISARMDAEESLRRAFAFNEMILDHSPVGVLLYDCSGGACVMASRAAAELLGMDKAELLGHTLHSLDIWNTADPSSPARKALAGEGPQRADLRLRRAEEGKGLAECTFCRIETAGAAYLLIIAVDIDERARMYAIMAETEKMMSVGGLAAGMAHEINNPLAGILQSVQNLRRRLDAGIPANASAAAEVGCGLDAIRDYCARRQVFELLDAVREAGQKAASIVANMLEFSRKPGTGHVPVEISVLLDKALELCANDYDMKKKYDFRKVEIVREYGTDLPHVHCSPTQIEQVAMNILRNAAQALSKGSDAMGSRPPRIVLRTCVEAGMARIDIADNGPGMDEALLGKVFEPFFTTKEVGEGTGLGLSVSYFIVTSSHGGSIQANSAPGEGTTFTIRLPLGPAVQEAAA
- the rpsP gene encoding 30S ribosomal protein S16, producing the protein MAMKIRLTRMGSKKRPFYRIVAMDSATRRDGRALDYVGHYNPMVEPAEVVVDAEKLKYWVDRGAQPTDTVRALLRKAGSNN
- the rimM gene encoding ribosome maturation factor RimM (Essential for efficient processing of 16S rRNA) — its product is MAAKDMVVIGEVVKPHGIRGEFSVENHADSPSLYAPGGKVWLRPAKGADRVVEILTSRPHQGRMLLTIKGVADRDAAEALRGCQVLVRPEDLPELDDDEIYLHEIVGFDVVLPGGEPVGVLEGFMDLPGQDVWLIRGEGGREILLPATEETVPEIDAGERRIVIDPPQGLLELSQPGE